A part of Octopus sinensis linkage group LG7, ASM634580v1, whole genome shotgun sequence genomic DNA contains:
- the LOC115213978 gene encoding zinc finger protein 665 has product MEGKGETQSETSDLTPHTEVNKKKKSYPCDICGKTFSQSSNVIQHKLIHSGSKPYACGVCGKRFTANSSLSCHKRIHTGERPYNCNVCGKAFTIKSNLTSHERIHSGEKPFHCEVCGKTLARSTELAHHIRTHTGEKPYQCDVCDKAFSKKDSLVRHQRIHTGEKPYSCDICGRTFSLKGSLSTHQRTHEDKLSYQCNICGKILYRKHDLVRHNCARTLQRRFICNVCGEEFLQKCHLFNHKQTHAGEKPYHCDICDKPFSQKNQLLVHKRTHTGEKPYNCDICGYMFSQKGHLSRHRRIHTGDKLYLCDICGKSFSRCNNLSSHVRTHTGEKPFECDVCGEAFTVNSQLSTHKGIHRRNNTYFTVNIVTKTFKPPDN; this is encoded by the coding sequence ATGGAAGGTAAGGGTGAAACACAGTCTGAAACTAGTGATTTAACTCCTCACactgaagtaaataaaaagaagaaatcatATCCTTGTGACATTTGCGGAAAGACATTCTCACAAAGTAGTAATGTAATTCAGCATAAATTAATTCACTCTGGTTCAAAACCTTATGCTTGTGGTGTTTGTGGTAAGAGGTTCACTGCAAATAGTTCTCTTTCTTGTCATAAACGGATCCACACAGGGGAAAGACCCTACAACTGTAATGTCTGTGGTAAAGCATTTACAATCAAAAGCAATTTGACAAGCCATGAACGCATACAttctggagagaagccatttcattgtgaaGTATGTGGCAAAACATTAGCTCGCAGTACAGAGTTAGCTCATCATATACGGACAcacacaggggaaaaaccatatcagtgtgatgttTGTGACAAGGCATTCTCTAAAAAGGATTCTTTGGTACGCCACCAACGTATTCATACCGGAGAGAAACCATAcagctgtgatatttgtggaagAACATTCTCTCTAAAGGGTTCTTTATCCACTCACCAGCGAACTCATGAAGATAAGTTATCGTATCAGTGTAATATATGTGGTAAAATATTATATCGAAAACATGATTTAGTGAGGCATAATTGTGCTCGCACTCTACAGAGACGATTTATATGCAATGTTTGTGGTGAagagtttcttcagaaatgtcaTTTATTTAACCACAAACAAACTCAtgcaggagaaaaaccataccactgtgacatTTGTGATAAACCATTCTCACAGAAAAATCAACTGCTTgtccacaaacgtacacacacaggagaaaaaccttataactgtgatatctgtggttatATGTTCTCTCAGAAAGGTCATTTGTCTCGTCACAGACGAATTCACACTGGTGATAAACTATAcctctgtgatatctgtggtaaaagtTTCTCTCGATGTAATAATTTGTCATCTCATGTGCGCACACATACGGGTGAGAAACCATTTGAATGTGATGTCTGCGGTGAAGCTTTCACCGTAAATAGTCAATTATCTACTCACAAAGGTATTCACAGAAGAAACAATACATATTTCACAGTGAATATTGTCACTAAGACATTTAAACCTCCTGACAATTAA